In Tenebrio molitor chromosome 6, icTenMoli1.1, whole genome shotgun sequence, one genomic interval encodes:
- the LOC138133236 gene encoding zinc finger MYM-type protein 1-like: MDIRNFFVKKSRLEDSNNSHVTIPKSNDHQAGDDNVQIASTSSNYKNQNTPAPSDLVGMGKLIKQVELKTYPKQANGRSFHSDWYKKFKWLEYSVQSDAAFCYACRQFQPFANKEKTYTETGYRNWKNALDSKNGFPKHENTEVHITSMKMWKEKLARQNTGISVSTLVNHNILEKHRYYIKSIAEIIQFLAINELALRGAYEAEEHAERSLFSNLFKFTLKKDTLLSECAQHIPKNANYTSPAIQNEIIEILSDMVRESVVADIRNADVPWFTLMEDGTRDKNNRENISIAIRYVKNGKVFEELDAKNFTDLTLDIMEKNNLDTSRLLSQCYDGASVMSGKRGGVAALIQKKLKRNVPYVHCANHRLHLVVIKMVSDVAKIKHFFDQCILLHTFFQHGKVAAIYEGKSIVRVLDQRWSGHLAIVNVISSNFKEILKTLDAIIKSDKFTGEDVAKCIGLKSVMLGIEFRFSLMLMRNIL; this comes from the coding sequence ATGGATATAAGgaattttttcgttaaaaaatcAAGATTAGAAGATTCGAATAACTCGCACGTTACAATTCCCAAAAGTAATGATCATCAGGCTGGCGATGATAATGTTCAAATAGCCTCTACTAGTTctaattataaaaatcaaaatacaccGGCGCCATCGGATTTAGTTGGAATGGGAAAGCTTATCAAGCAAGTGGAACTTAAAACTTATCCTAAACAGGCTAATGGTCGTTCTTTCCACTCAGATtggtacaaaaaatttaaatggctGGAATACTCTGTTCAAAGTGATGCTGCCTTTTGTTATGCGTGCAGACAATTTCAACCATTTGccaacaaagaaaaaacataTACCGAAACGGGGTATAGGAACTGGAAGAACGCTCTAGATTCAAAAAATGGTTTCCCAAAACATGAAAATACCGAAGTTCACATAACGTCAATGAAAATGTGGAAGGAAAAACTCGCAAGACAGAATACGGGCATCTCTGTATCCACACTAGTCAATCATAATATACTGGAAAAGCATAGATATTACATTAAATCGATTGCAGAAATTATACAATTTCTAGCGATTAATGAATTAGCGCTGAGAGGTGCATATGAAGCAGAAGAACACGCTGAACGAAGTTTATTCAGTAATCTTTTCAAATTCACACTTAAAAAAGATACATTGCTTTCTGAATGTGCACAGCATATACCGAAAAATGCGAATTACACATCGCCAGCaattcaaaatgaaattattgaaattttgtcagaCATGGTGCGGGAGTCTGTTGTTGCAGACATCAGAAACGCTGATGTGCCGTGGTTTACATTGATGGAAGATGGAACGCGAGACAAAAATAATAGGGAGAACATATCAATAGCCATCCGGTACgttaaaaatggaaaagtcTTCGAGGAGTTAGATGCGAAGAACTTTACCGACCTGACGCTGGATAtcatggaaaaaaacaatttagacACTTCGCGTCTTCTGAGTCAATGTTACGACGGTGCCAGTGTCATGAGTGGCAAAAGAGGAGGTGTTGCCGCATTAATccagaagaaattaaagaggaATGTGCCATACGTACATTGTGCTAATCACAGATTGCACCtagttgttattaaaatgGTCTCAGATGTAGCTAagatcaaacattttttcgatCAATGTATACTGTTACACACATTCTTCCAACACGGAAAAGTTGCGGCGATATATGAAGGTAAAAGTATTGTTAGGGTCCTTGATCAACGCTGGTCAGGTCATCTGGCAATTGTCAATGTTATTTCTTCCAACTTTAAAGAGATCTTAAAAACACTGGATGCCATCATAAAAAGTGATAAATTTACTGGAGAAGATGTTGCTAAATGCATTGGATTGAAAAGTGTCATGCTTGGAATAGAATTTCGCTTTAGTTTAATGCTTATGAGAAATATCTTGTGA